AACTCCAAGTTCTACCTGCGCCCGCACTACCAGCTTGAAGGGCTGACGGTGTCGCTGCGCCTGGTATCGAAATTGCCTTCCGCCAAAGGCGCATAAGTACGGTTGAACCCGCTCTTCTGTGGGAGCCGGGCTTGCCCGCGATGCAGGCACCTCGGTTTGCCAGCCAGGCAGCGGTGATGCCATCGCAGGCAAGCCAGCTCCCACAGAAAAGCATTGCCCATTGGGCTTAAACAAATATCGTGGCTGAGTCCACACAGGGAGAAATCATGGCTGTTGATATTTTCATCAAGATCGGCGACATCAAGGGCGAGTCCATGGACAAAGCCCACAAGGACGAAATCGACGTGCTGAACTGGAGCTGGGGCATGGCCCAGTCCGGCAACATGCATGTGGGCGGCGGCGGCGGCGCGGGCAAGGTGAATATCCAGGACTTGTCGCTGACCAAGTACGTCGACAAGGCTTCGCCGAACCTGATGATGCACTGCGCCAGCGGCAAGCACATCGACAAGGTCAAGCTCACCGTACGCAAGGCCGGTGGCGAGAGCCAGGTCGAGTACATGGTGATCAACCTGGAAGAAGTGCTGGTGACCTCGCTGAGCACCGGCGGTTCGGGCACCGATGACCGCCTGACCGAGAACGTCACCCTCAACTTCGCCCAAGTGATGGTCGACTACCAGCCGCAGAAAGCCGACGGCACCAAAGACGGCGGCCCGATCAAGTTTGGCTGGAACATCCGCTCCAACACCAAGCGCTGATAACCCTTGGTGCCGTGGCCGCGCGCCACGGCACCAGGTCTCAAATGCAGCACTTTGTTTTTCTCGCAACCCGTCCGTGGAGCTGCTTTGGTGGTAACTGAAATCGCTTCCCGCGACCGTCTGCAACCGTCCCTGCTGGACCGGTTGACCGACGACGATCCAACCAATCCCAAGGAAAGCGCCGACAAACGCGTGCTGTCCCTGACCCAATTGAAAGCCTCGGTCCTGCGCGACCTGGCGTGGCTGCTCAACACCACGTCCTTGCTCGATGCCGATGCGACGTTGCACACCCCGGCCGGCACCTCGGTGGTCAACTATGGCCTGCCGGCGCTGGCGGGCAACAGCGTTTCCAGCGTGGATATCAAGGCGCTTGAAGCCTTGATCTACCAGGCTATCGCCACCTTCGAACCGCGCATCCTGCGCCATACCCTGCGGGTCAAGGCCCGTGTCGGCCAAGGCGAGATGAACCACAACGCCCTGAGTTTCGAGATTGAAGGCGACCTGTGGGCGCAACCGGTGCCGTTGCGCCTGCTGCTGCAAACCGACCTGGACCTGGAATCGGGCCACGTACGCGTGGTGAATGCCGACCAGCGGAGACGCCCATGAACCCGCGCCTGCTGGAACTGTACAACCAGGAACTGCACCATGTGCGCGAAAGCGCCGCCGAGTTCGCCAAGGAATACCCGAAGATCGCCAGTCGGCTGACCCTGTCCGGCATGGACTGCGCCGACCCGTACGTCGAACGTTTGCTTGAAGGCTTTGCCTACCTCACCGCCCGCGTGCAGCTCAAGCTCGACGCCGAGTACCCGACCTTCACCCATAATCTGCTGGAAATCGCCTACCCGCACTACCTGGCGCCAACCCCGTCGATGACCGTGGTGCAGTTGCAGACCGATCCGGACGAAGGCTCCCTGAGCAGCGGCTTCCCCCTGCCCCGCGACACCGTCTTGCGTGCTGCATTGGGCCGTGAAACCCAGACGTGCTGCGAGTACCGCACCGCGCACCCGGTGACGTTATGGCCGTTGCAAGTCAGCAGCGCCGAGTACTTCGGCAACCCCGCCGCCGTTCTCGGCCGGCTGGCCGCCAGCGAGCCGAAAGCCAAGGCCGGCCTGCGCCTGACCCTGCGCACCGGCGCCGAACTGCCGTTCAACAGTCTCGACCTGGACAACCTGCCGCTGTACCTCAGCGGCGCAGACGAGCAACCGTTTCGCCTCTACGAACAATTGCTGGGCAATGCCTGCGCGGTGTTCGCGCGCAAGCCAGGCGGTGATTGGGTTGAGCGCCTGCCACCGGACGCGCTGCGCTCACGCGGTTTCGACGATGCGGATGCGGCCATGCCGATAGTCGCGCGTGCGTTCCAGGGCTATCGGCTGTTGCAGGAATACTTCGCCCTGCCCCACCGCTTCCTGTTCGTCGAGTTCGCCGAGCTGAGCCGCGCGGTCAAACGCTGCGACGGCCAGGAGCTGGAGTTGATCGTGCTGTTCGACCGCCACGAACCGAGCCTGGAAGGCAGTGTCGGCGCGTCGCAGTTCCTGCCGTTCTGCACCCCGGCCATCAACCTGTTTCCAAAGCGCGTGGACCGTATCCATTTGTCCGACCGGGTCAACGAACACCACGTAATCGCCGATCGCACGCGGCCGATGGATTTCGAGATCCACTCCCTGACCGGCCTCACTGGCCACGGCACCGGGCCGGAACAGCCGTTTTTGCCGTTTTATGCGGTGCGCGATCCGTCGCGCTACGGTCGCGACCGCGCCTATTACACCGTGCGCCGCGAACCGCGCGTGCTGTCCAGCGACCAGCGCCGCAACGGGCCGCGCTCGACTTATGTGGGCAGCGAGACCTTTGTCAGCCTGGTGGACAGCGCGCAAGCACCGTACCGCCATGACCTGCGCCAACTCGGCGTGACCGCGCTGTGCACCAACCGCGACTTGCCGTTGTTCATGACCGTGGGCAATGGCAAGACCGACTTCACCCTGGCCGACAGCGCGCCGGTATTGGCCGTGCGTTGTGTGGCAGGCCCAAGCCGCCCGCGCCCCAGCCATGCCCATGACGCCAAGGCCTGGCGCCTGATCAGCCAGCTCTCGCTCAATTACCTCTCGCTGAGCGAACAGGGCCAGGGCGCCGGCGCCTTGCGCGAACTGCTGCGCCTGTACGGCGACAGCAACGACGCCGCCCTGCAATTGCAGATCGAAGGCCTGCGCGAGGTCAGCAGCAAAGCCGTGACACGACGCCTGCCGATGCCTGGCCCAATCGTGTTTGGACGCGGGCTGGAGATCACCCTGGAATTCGATGAAAACGCGTTTCGCGGCACCGGCGTGTTCCTGCTCGGTGCCGTTCTGGAACGCTTCCTGGCACGCTACGTGTCGATCAACAGTTTTACCGAGACGGTGATCCGTACCACCGAACGCGGCGAGATCAAGCGATGGAAAGCCAAGCCCGGACGGCGTCCGACCCTGTGAGTACCCTGGATGCGATGCACCAGGAGCCCTGGGAATACGATTTCTTCCAGGCGCTGCGGCGTATCGAGTGCGAAGCGCCGCAACTGCCGCGCCTGGGCCATTCCCTGCGCCTGGCGGATGACCCGCTGCGCCTGGGCCAGCAGGCCGAATGCACCTTCGCGCCGGCCACCCTGGCCTCGGTCGACGCCGGCGGCGACGGCAAGCCGGCGCGGCTGGAGCAGTTCTTTTTTGGTCTTGGCGGCCCCAATGGCCCGCTACCGCTGCATATCACCGAGTACGTGCGCGAGCGCCAGCGCAACCATGCCGACAGCACCAGCAAGCAGTTCCTGGACGTGTTCCACCATCGCCTGCTCAGCCTGTTCTACCGGGCCTGGGCCGAAGCGCGGCCGACGGTCAGCCATGACCGCCCGGACGATGACTACTGGTCCGCGCGCCTCGCGGCCTTGAGTGGCCGCGGGATGCCGAGCCTGCTGAATCAGGGGCTCATCCCGGACACGGCGAAGCTGCATTACAGCGGCCACCTGTCGGCGCAAACCCGCTACCCGGACGGCTTGAAGGCCATTCTAAGCGAGTACTTCGGCCTGCCGGTGCAGATCGAAGAGTACGTCGGCCAATGGCTGGAGCTGCCCGAGCGCAGCCGCGTCGGCGTGAGCGCCAGCCGCCTGGGCATGGACTTTTGCCTGGGCAGTTTCGTGTGGGACCGCCAGCACAAATTCCGCATCCGCCTGGGCCCGCTCAAGCTGGATGACTACATGGGCATGCTGCCCGGTCACCAGCCGTTCAACGAACTGGTGGCGTGGGTGGCCGAGTACCTGGGCCATGAATTGGACTGGGACCTGAACCTGGTTCTGCAACAACCCGAAGTCCCGGCGCTGCAACTCAACGGCCAGTTCCGCCTGGGCTTCAACACCTGGCTCGGCCAACCTGCGCATGACGCCAACGACCTAATCCTGGCCCGGCACTACGCCGATCAAGCCACCACCTCAAGGAATCCAGAGCATGGGTGAAATCAGTCGCGCCGCACTGTTCGGCAAACTCAACAGCGTGGCCTACAAGGC
Above is a genomic segment from Pseudomonas azadiae containing:
- a CDS encoding Hcp family type VI secretion system effector; its protein translation is MAVDIFIKIGDIKGESMDKAHKDEIDVLNWSWGMAQSGNMHVGGGGGAGKVNIQDLSLTKYVDKASPNLMMHCASGKHIDKVKLTVRKAGGESQVEYMVINLEEVLVTSLSTGGSGTDDRLTENVTLNFAQVMVDYQPQKADGTKDGGPIKFGWNIRSNTKR
- the tssE gene encoding type VI secretion system baseplate subunit TssE — its product is MVTEIASRDRLQPSLLDRLTDDDPTNPKESADKRVLSLTQLKASVLRDLAWLLNTTSLLDADATLHTPAGTSVVNYGLPALAGNSVSSVDIKALEALIYQAIATFEPRILRHTLRVKARVGQGEMNHNALSFEIEGDLWAQPVPLRLLLQTDLDLESGHVRVVNADQRRRP
- the tssF gene encoding type VI secretion system baseplate subunit TssF; its protein translation is MNPRLLELYNQELHHVRESAAEFAKEYPKIASRLTLSGMDCADPYVERLLEGFAYLTARVQLKLDAEYPTFTHNLLEIAYPHYLAPTPSMTVVQLQTDPDEGSLSSGFPLPRDTVLRAALGRETQTCCEYRTAHPVTLWPLQVSSAEYFGNPAAVLGRLAASEPKAKAGLRLTLRTGAELPFNSLDLDNLPLYLSGADEQPFRLYEQLLGNACAVFARKPGGDWVERLPPDALRSRGFDDADAAMPIVARAFQGYRLLQEYFALPHRFLFVEFAELSRAVKRCDGQELELIVLFDRHEPSLEGSVGASQFLPFCTPAINLFPKRVDRIHLSDRVNEHHVIADRTRPMDFEIHSLTGLTGHGTGPEQPFLPFYAVRDPSRYGRDRAYYTVRREPRVLSSDQRRNGPRSTYVGSETFVSLVDSAQAPYRHDLRQLGVTALCTNRDLPLFMTVGNGKTDFTLADSAPVLAVRCVAGPSRPRPSHAHDAKAWRLISQLSLNYLSLSEQGQGAGALRELLRLYGDSNDAALQLQIEGLREVSSKAVTRRLPMPGPIVFGRGLEITLEFDENAFRGTGVFLLGAVLERFLARYVSINSFTETVIRTTERGEIKRWKAKPGRRPTL
- the tssG gene encoding type VI secretion system baseplate subunit TssG; translated protein: MESQARTASDPVSTLDAMHQEPWEYDFFQALRRIECEAPQLPRLGHSLRLADDPLRLGQQAECTFAPATLASVDAGGDGKPARLEQFFFGLGGPNGPLPLHITEYVRERQRNHADSTSKQFLDVFHHRLLSLFYRAWAEARPTVSHDRPDDDYWSARLAALSGRGMPSLLNQGLIPDTAKLHYSGHLSAQTRYPDGLKAILSEYFGLPVQIEEYVGQWLELPERSRVGVSASRLGMDFCLGSFVWDRQHKFRIRLGPLKLDDYMGMLPGHQPFNELVAWVAEYLGHELDWDLNLVLQQPEVPALQLNGQFRLGFNTWLGQPAHDANDLILARHYADQATTSRNPEHG